The DNA window ACTCGAAGCGACGCTTCGCGCGGGGCGCGATATCGAAGATCAAGATCGCCCTGTTCGAAGTGGCGAGCCTCCCCATCGCGCCAGTTCACCTGCACGATGCCCGACGACACAAGGAAGGGAAGGCGTGACACCTCGGCGTCATGGGCCGCGATGAGATTCTGAGGCGTCAGTGCCTCGGCATCGACCCCACGCGCATCCCCGGCCGGAGTCGTGTCCCGGCCGGGACCTGGCCCGATCAACGCAGGCCGTTCAGACGCGGGCCACGCAGCGCCTTGCGGACCACTCTCAGAGCAGCACCCCGCGGCCGCGAGCGGCAGGAGTGGAACGAGCGCACGCCAGCGACCCAGCATCCGACCGGTCATCGCCATCACGCAAGATCCGATTCGACGAGGGCTCCGATCTGCTCCGCCATGACGCGCAGATCCTCCTCGGAAAGGTGCGGATTGACGACGCGCAGCACCGGGGCATCATCGCCACCCCCGCGCCGTTGCAGGAGCCACACTTCGCGATCATCCTCCCGCTCCACCCGGAGGTGCTTCAACCGCCGCTTCCGAAGAAGCATGAGCGCCACCAGCCATCGAAAGGCCTGTCGCTCGGCACGCGGATCATCGGCGAGTCGATCGAGCATCTCATCGAGCACCTCGTCGTCGATGACGATGCCGCGCCGCTCATCGGGATGGGGGACGACCGTCCGCCAGAAGTAGAAATCGCCCGAGGGTCTTGCCCCGCGGTCCCACGCGGCGAGTGAGTAGTCGAGTCGCTCGAAGCCATCATCGCCGCCGTCGCGCAGGACCGCCACGCAGGCGCTGCCGGCCTCCAACGCTTCGCCGGTCGCGGCGCAGCGCCCCGTGGATCGGCCGATCGCGAGTCGTGGTGCCGTGGACATCCATCCCATGCTAACCGTCCAATCACTGGATGGCGCGGGCTATACTCGGCTCAGGCGCATGCAGGATCGCATTCAGCAGCTCTTCCGGGGCCATGACCCGCTCGCCGTCACGGTCGAGATGGCGGTCATTTTCTTCGGCGTCTATCTCATGCTGCGCTTCATCCAGGGGACCCGAGGCGCCGGTGTCTTCAAGGGTCTGATCGTGCTGGTCGCGGGCCTCTTCCTCGCGCTTCGATTCGTGGGGCTCTTCAGTGACGCCTTCGCGCAGCTTCGTTTTCTCAGCGAAGGATTGCTCGGGGCGCTGGCGCTGTTCCTGCTGGTCGTGTTCCAGCCTGAACTGCGTCAAGGCATGGTGCGCCTTGGACAGACGACCGCGCTGGGCACCGATCGCCGACGCGATGACCAGACCGTCGAAGCCGTGGCCGAGGCTGTCGAGTTCCTGAGCCGGAACTCCTTCGGCGCCGTCATTGCCATCGAGCGCACCGTTCCCCTCAAGGGCCTTGCCGCGTCCGGCGTGGTCGTCGATGCGGCGATCAGCGCGCGATTGCTCGAGTCGATCTTCTGGCCGAGCAGTCCCCTGCACGACCTGGCTGTCGTCATCCGAGGCGACAGGATCGCTGCCGCGAGCGTGCAACTTCCATTGGCCGAGGAGACTCCCGGCTGGAGGCTCGGTTCGCGTCACCGCGCCGCGCTCGGCGCGACGCTTGAAACCGATGCGCTCGTCATCATCGTGAGCGAGGAGACGGGGGTGATTCGCATGGCGGACAATGGACGCATGAGTCAGGAGATTCGCGCCGACGATCTCCTGAGCGCCCTTCGTCAGCGACTGCACGCCCAGTTGCCCGCCGCGCCGACTTCGCTGGTCGATCGCCTGCGCCGCTTGGCCGGCTCTCCACCACGCCCCCCGCGCGGAGCGACTTCCGGCGTGGCTGAATCGCGCGTCGCAAGCTCTGGTGACGCTGCCGCAGATAGCGCCAGCGCGCATGCCGACGCCGTCGCGCCACGAGGCTGATCATGGGCAACTGGACCAATCGACTCTCGACCGGATTGATCGCCGCAGTGGTCACGCTCCTCATCTGGACATGGGCGGCGGAGAAGACGCGCGAGGAGACGACCATCACCGGCACGGTCCGCTTTGTGACCGCGGAGGGACAGCCGCTCTCCGTCGACCCATCGAATGCGCTCACCGCCACGCTCCAACTCCGCGGCTCGCGGCAAGCGTTGCAGCGAGCCGGGGCGATTCTTGAGGGCGGCGCGGACCTGCGGCTCGGGCTCGGCGGCGTTCCCGCGGAAGCGGGGCGCTTCCAGGTCGAACTGGCGAAGGTCTTCGCCGAGTTGCCGGAGATCCGCCAACTCGATCTCTCGGTCTTGAACGCGAGGCCCGACACGGTCACGCTCACGATCGGGCGCCTCGTCACTCAGACGGTCCCGATCGTCGCCGCAATTCCTCTCGCGCAGATCTCCGGCTCCGTAGTCATCGAGCCACCTGAGGCCCAACTCACGCTGCCGGCATCTCTCGCGGAGAGCATCGCGCAGCCTCGAATCGAGGCCTTCGTCGATGTGCGGAACCTCGAACCGGGTCGCCGACACACGGTGGATGCCCCCCTGCGGCTCCCCGAGTCATTACAGTCAGCACGGGGGCTTGCGCGCGTCGAGCCCGCCGTAGTCCGCGTCTCGTTCATTCTCGGATCGCGCGATCGAACTG is part of the Phycisphaeraceae bacterium genome and encodes:
- a CDS encoding diadenylate cyclase, with the protein product MLTVQSLDGAGYTRLRRMQDRIQQLFRGHDPLAVTVEMAVIFFGVYLMLRFIQGTRGAGVFKGLIVLVAGLFLALRFVGLFSDAFAQLRFLSEGLLGALALFLLVVFQPELRQGMVRLGQTTALGTDRRRDDQTVEAVAEAVEFLSRNSFGAVIAIERTVPLKGLAASGVVVDAAISARLLESIFWPSSPLHDLAVVIRGDRIAAASVQLPLAEETPGWRLGSRHRAALGATLETDALVIIVSEETGVIRMADNGRMSQEIRADDLLSALRQRLHAQLPAAPTSLVDRLRRLAGSPPRPPRGATSGVAESRVASSGDAAADSASAHADAVAPRG